One Bos taurus isolate L1 Dominette 01449 registration number 42190680 breed Hereford chromosome 4, ARS-UCD2.0, whole genome shotgun sequence genomic window, AAGAGACTTGTCAGGGGAGTGTAatctccttggttctgtctcgtcacaacaaaaatttgcaGCGACGGACGTTAAAGCGTGCCACAGCTCTCAGACCGTGTTGTAGCTCTCAGCtcgaccatgttatagctctgacagatcagtgttacagctcagttttatttagaaaataaaaggaaaatatatcctcAAGGCGTGAGGGCATGCCCACCCAAAAGACGCGAATAGAAAGACAGCGAGCACGCGCGCGCGGGAGAGACCCTCCCCCCCGGCCCTTTGGCGCCTCTTTATATAGGTTTTTTCCTTCCCCTGGGAACttccctatgtaaactgggctagccaggagtgctttTTGTTCTACCTTaagtcctcactccggtcctcgaaccttcctttgttctatttttgcgggcttttcccttccttgtcttttagccaccgccattctggactcctttttcctattcgaCCTACCTAACAAGACTGATTTTATTTCCTATGGTCTAAAACAGAATTGGAAATACGTAAACACAGAGCTCAACCGGTGAAAACTCAGAGGCACTTCCGGCACCTGCGGCTTAGAATCCCAGCACTTCCGGCAGAGTTCGCGTCATCCCGAGCGCGCCAGCGGAAAGCCTGCCTACCGTCCGCAGGCGCGTCTCAGGCCCAAGTGGGCTGAACCCAGTACTGCGGTGGCGTTTCCCGCGGGCTATAGGCTGGACTCTCCCGAGTCCGGTGCGGACGGGCTCCCGGCCCTTGCCACGTCCAGCCATGAAGTTTCGGGCCAAGATCGTGGATACCGCCTGTCTAAACCACTTCACGCGTGAGTAGAGGCCGCGTCAACCCTGGCGGCGGGGAGGACGGCAGAGGGCAGGGCGGGAGGCCTGTACGGAGCGATGCGCGCGGCCGGGCCCCGCGAAGAGGCTGGCGCGCTGCACAGGCTGGCCAGCAGGAGTTGACGCGGGCGCAGGTGCCGAGGGTTGTTTCTGAATTTTGATTCCTTTCGCGTGGCTGTTCTTAACCCGGCCAGTGGCTTCAGGACAACTTTATCTGGCGCAGACCGCCCTTCACAGCCAAGGCTCCGTGGTCCCCCTGCCCCAGCCGTGTCTGTCCTTGCCTCGACCCCTGCAGCACTCGGCGGCCCCGAGTGGACGTGGGAGGGAAGAAAGCGGCCAGTAGGCGCCAGTTAAGCTCCGAGTCTCGGTTTCCTTATTCCAGGTTGTTGGGAGGCTGGCTTGACCCCAGCGGCATTAAAAGCCTCCCGGTAGGTAGGAGTGGAAACCTTGATTTTCCCACTGGGACGCTCACTGTGCGCAACTGGTAATTCTGCGCTAAATTGGTGTTTTGGATACGCAACGTACTTCTCAGTTAATTCTTTACTGGAACCTTTTGCtatagggggcttcccttgtagctcagtcggtaaggaatctgcctgcagtgcaggagacccaggttcgatccctgggttgggaagatcccctggagaaggaaatgtcaaaccactacagtatccttgcctggaaaatctcatggacccaggagcctggtgggctgcagtccatgaggttgcaaagagttgggcacgactgagcgactacacttaaCTTACTTACTTTGCTATAGGAGTTAGTAACATGATAGCCAAGCTTGCCAAAACCTGCACTCTGCGCATCAGCCCggataaattgaacttcatccTCTCTGACAGAGTGGCCAATGGAGGGGTGAGCATGTGGTGTGAGCTGGAACAGGTGAGTGGAGGCTCCTGAGAGACCTGcagcccgccccctcccccacgcCGAATTCCACTGGAAAGGGCACAGATGtcccccctccttttccttcctttaggAGAACTTCTTCAGCGAATTTCAAATGGAAGGTGTCTCCGCAGAAAACAATGAGATTTATTTAGAGCTCACATCGGAAAATTTATCTCGAGCCTTGAAAACCGCCCAGAATGCCAGAGCTTTGAAAATTAAGCTGACTAATAAACACTTTCCCTGCCTTACAGTTTCTATAGAGCTGGTGAGTAGGAAGCTACCATTTCTGAAACTTCCCAGGAATTAGAAGTAGTTATATAAGCCTTGGCTTTCTACAGGAGAAGCTAATTGGTTTTATTAAAATGAGAGATTGGTACATCACTGTTTTTTCATTGGAATTGGGTCCTCCTCATATTTAAATAGCATTGTAATCTCATAATCAGCAAGGATGCTGGTCTTCCTATGAAATAACACTTCTGCATCTTTCTTCTCAGATCTGCATATCCATTTCTTTTAGTGGTATTGTCATCTAGTCTAAAAACCATTTTTGCCTTTGAAGTGTTTGTGTGTCCCTCCCTATCCCCTCACTTCTGCTGCTAACACCTTTAAATGACCTTTAGTGTTCAAGGAATGCATTTCTCTTCCACCCTACTCCCAGCTGAATTTAATGCATGGGTCTCTTCAGAACACATTTACCGCACATGAGAATGAGGTTGACATTTCTCATGTGCTGTCCAGAGCCCTTCAAGTGTGGCTCAACCCACTGAAGAGCCACTTATCTGCCCTGAGTGGGTCTCCAGGTGTGTCCCATTTGTTCCCAACTCCCAGGCTTTGGTGAGGTTGGGTCTTCTACTTGGAGTCTGTGTTCTTCTCACTTGTTAAAGCCTTTTCTTCCTCTATTGCCCAGCACCAATGCTGCTTCCTTCCCTTATCCTGGCAACCTCTCCTTTATCCGTtctgtgtactttattttttctgtgagTATTATATTCAGTTTAATGCTCTTTATGGAGGAGGATATCTCAACTGTATTTTTTAATGGAACTgtagttgttttacagtgttgcattGTTAATTTATGccttacagcaaagtgattgagttgTACGTATATAAGCattcttattttaatattcttttccattctggtttatctcagatattgaatatagttccctgtgctatgcagtaggaccttgttgtttatccattctatatgtaatggTTTCCATCcactaatctcaaactcctagcATCTCAAGGCTGTTTCTGGCAGCCTCCTCCAGTCCTCTCTTTaggtctgatctcggaagcttgAGCATCAGCACACAGCTTCTGCCCACACGGTTGGACGTGTATCTGAGGCTGGGAGTGTGGGGAAAGTGGCATCACCGGTCTGTGCAGGGCTGTCTTCATTCTGCCTTCTGTAAACTGCTTAACTGGACTCTCCTCCAAGGCTCCACAGCTCACCCTCTGTCCCTGCTGGTCTCCCTGCCTTCCTGTGAGAGGACATTCAGGGTGTGGGAACCTTTCTTCTTTCATAGCTCTCTCTCCCTGGGGTGCAGGCCCCATCCTGATTCCTTTCtggttcttttttgttgttgttacatgAAGATTTTCTTGTCCTTTCTGAAGCCTGAGGTCTTCTGCCATGTTTCAGTAGATGTTCTGTGAGAATCATTCCATGTCTAGATAtgtttttgatgtgtttgtgggaGGAGTGAGCTCCATGTCCTACTCCTCCACCGTCCTAATCACTTGCTTCTTTAACTTCCTATTTCTAAGCTCTGTTAATACTTGTTGAATGGACGTTGGTGACTGAATTGAGAACACTTAGGTTTGGTATCAACATTTTTTGTCtttcagttctttattttttaagtactgATGTGTTTTAATTCTTCTCTTGGCAGTTATCCGTGTCAAGCAGTAGTCGTGTTGTGACACATGACATCCCTGTGAAAGTTATTCCTAGAAAACTATGGAAGGACTTACAAGAGCCGACGGTCCCAGATGCTGACGTGAGTGATGCCCGGCGTCACCACGTCTTAAATGGTGTGATTTGGATTCTCTGACTTTAAAGTCTTGCTGTAGGTTTTATTTGAAAGTTATATAgtacctgaaaagagataatcaTATTTAAAAGATAGCCCAGGAACAAAAAATTGGAAtgttttcatttagttgtttGCATCAATCATCTTAAAGTAGTGTTATATATAAGGCCACACTCTTTACAATTAGGAGAGAGAAAGTCTTGCCCTGTAATGGCGCATAAGTAAAACTGAAGTAGCATTTTGGATGACCTGTGCATCTGTGGGAAGTAATGGCCCTAGGCACCAATTTGGGTTTCATAGAACGTGGTTTTTTCCTATGTCTTGTTAGGAGTATGTCCAAGGTGTGTGTAATAGCCAGAAGGAGAGGCTGCTTTAGTTCTCCTGACAGGAATCCCAGAGCCACTGGAAAGAAAGATGATGACAAAGGGTCCTTTGCCTCTTGTTCGTAATTTATTGAAGAAGAGACCATGAAGTAGCATATGGAATTTTTACTTGGCTTTTAGTAGATGTCTCTGCTGAGAAAAAGCCAGCATTGTACCCAGCACTGTTGTAACCCAGTCTGGGCATTGGTACAGAGTCTGCCCCCCAGTGTTTTTACACAGAGTAGGAACCTGCCCCCAGGTCTGGGTGTGAACCCCTTGGAGGATGGCCTCCACTGCTGCTGATTTTTACTCCCCTTGGGTGTGTGGGGGCATCTGAGCAGCAGGGCTACAGACCTGGAATGAGAGAATGGCCACATGGACATGGACGCCGAGGTCACCGAAGGCAGGTGTGAGTGAAGCtctagaattatttttcttttttatatttttaagaaagaacttTATTcaggcaatttaaaaataagattgcaGAGCAACACACATTCCAAACATAGGTAATGAGCGCTTGTCAATACTTGACTgtgttaatattttaatactaCTGATCTTTCTCATTTGCTTTGTAGGTTAGTATTTATTTACCAGTCCTGAAGACTATGAAGAGCGTTGTGGAGAAGATGAAAAACATCAGCAATCACCTTGTAAGTTCTGACTTCTTTGAAAAGAGCTCCCAAGTGTGCAGTTTTGGCTGCATGTCCTCGGAGGAGCCTTGTCTGGTGGGGACTTGATGCCCTCCATTCATCATGTAGTGTCTGCGTGGGGTGTCCCTCAGCTCCCGGCTCTGGGGGCTTGGCTTGTTGTTGATAGCCTACGGTTTTA contains:
- the HUS1 gene encoding checkpoint protein HUS1 isoform X1; amino-acid sequence: MKFRAKIVDTACLNHFTRVSNMIAKLAKTCTLRISPDKLNFILSDRVANGGVSMWCELEQENFFSEFQMEGVSAENNEIYLELTSENLSRALKTAQNARALKIKLTNKHFPCLTVSIELLSVSSSSRVVTHDIPVKVIPRKLWKDLQEPTVPDADVSIYLPVLKTMKSVVEKMKNISNHLIIEANLNGELNLKIETELVCVTTHFKDLGNPPLASENASQDRNLEQMAEVHIDIRKLLQFLAGQQVNPTKATCNIVKNKIVHFDLLHEDVSLQYFIPALS
- the HUS1 gene encoding checkpoint protein HUS1 isoform X2, yielding MKFRAKIVDTACLNHFTRVSNMIAKLAKTCTLRISPDKLNFILSDRVANGGVSMWCELEQENFFSEFQMEGVSAENNEIYLELTSENLSRALKTAQNARALKIKLTNKHFPCLTVSIELLSVSSSSRVVTHDIPVKVIPRKLWKDLQEPTVPDADVSIYLPVLKTMKSVVEKMKNISNHLRLQTDYLPHGCPLPAELLWTFVHPHSTGALQACLYHFTLGCFFPIVPWKALSPSHCSWKFQTFPLS
- the HUS1 gene encoding checkpoint protein HUS1 (The RefSeq protein has 1 substitution compared to this genomic sequence), which codes for MKFRAKIVDTACLNHFTRVSNMIAKLAKTCTLRISPDKLNFILSDRVANGGVSMWCELEQENFFSEFQMEGVSAENNEIYLELTSENLSRALKTAQNARALKIKLTNKHFPCLTVSIELLSVSSSSRVVTHDIPVKVIPRKLWKDLQEPTVLDADVSIYLPVLKTMKSVVEKMKNISNHLIL